A window from Gemmatimonadota bacterium encodes these proteins:
- a CDS encoding type II toxin-antitoxin system HicB family antitoxin, with translation MKPMRYRGYPARIEYSDEDGCFVGRVAGIRDIITFHGESVGEVREAFEEAVEFYLESCDERGETPNKPYSGRLLLRIDPEIHAAVAEAAEVDGVSINQWAGEKLTAAVVGEEQTSGTRTDPGLPGG, from the coding sequence ATGAAACCGATGCGTTACAGAGGATATCCAGCGCGCATCGAATACAGCGACGAGGACGGATGTTTCGTCGGACGTGTGGCTGGTATTCGCGACATCATCACGTTTCACGGAGAAAGCGTAGGAGAAGTTCGCGAGGCTTTTGAAGAGGCGGTTGAGTTCTACCTGGAAAGCTGTGACGAACGGGGAGAGACTCCGAACAAACCTTATTCCGGGAGACTTCTGTTGCGTATTGATCCTGAAATCCACGCAGCGGTAGCCGAGGCGGCCGAAGTCGACGGCGTGAGTATAAACCAGTGGGCCGGGGAAAAGTTGACCGCGGCGGTAGTTGGAGAAGAACAGACCTCAGGAACTAGAACCGATCCTGGCTTACCTGGTGGGTAG